The genome window CGATGACCGGGCCCAGCACGGTGGCCATGCCGCCGAGCAGCAGGACCGTGTAAAGGAAGAACGTTAATTCGGTGGCGTAGTTCGCCGGTTGGACTGCGCCGCGGGGGATCGTGAAGATCATGCCCGCAACCGAGCCCATCAGGCCGCCGATAACCAGGGCCTGCATCTTGTAGGCGTACACGTTTTTTCCAAGAGAACGCACCGCGTTCTCGTCCTCGCGGATGCCCTTGAGCACGCGGCCCCAGGGGCTGCGCATGAGCAGCCAGACAGCAACGCACGCGAGCGCCACGATTGTCCAAGCGACAATGCGGATGTAGAGCCCGTTCTGGTTCATGCTCACCGGGCCGATGCTGTACTCGCCCTCGGGAATAAAGTTCAGCGCGAAGAAGCCCTGCTCAAATCCCTGGGCGAGGCCGTTGGCCGATCCGGTGACCTCGGTGAGGCTGTTGGTGGTCACTACGTACCGGACGATCTCGGCAGCAGCGATGGTCACGATCGCCAGGTAATCGGCGCGCAGGCGAAGCGTGGGGATGCCCAGTATCACTGCGTAGATCACCGATGCGAGCAGCGCCACCAGCACTGCCACCGGCACAGGAGCATTGAACGTAAGCGTGGAGATGGCGTAACCGTAGGCACCCATGGCCATGAACCCTGCCTGCCCGAAGTTGAGCAGGCCGGTGTAGCCGAAGTGCACGGCGAGGCCGAGGGCAGCCAGCGCGTACGCCGCCGTCGTCGGGCTGATTATTTCGCCGAAGGCGAGGGAGAGAATATTGCCGAAATCCATGGAAGTGCCCCTAACCTATGCGCTCTCGGCGGCCGAGGATGCCCTGCGGCCTGAAGAGGAGAACAAGAATCATGATGAGCAGCGCGCCCACGTACTTCAGGTCCGCCTGCAGCCAGATGGTTGATACCTCGACGAACAGACCCACGATGATCGAGCCGAGCAGGGCGCCGAACACCGTCCCCAGCCCGCCGAGGGTAACTCCCGCGAAGATCAGCAGCAGGATCTGCTGGCCCATGTTGAACGTCACGCCCGGCCGGTAGTAGGCCCACAGGATGCCGCCGAGGGCGGCAAGGGCTCCGCCGACCACCCAGACGAGCCGGATCACGCGGTCGACGTCGATGCCGGAGGCTGCCGCCAGTGCCGGGTTGTCGGCCACTGCGCGCGTCGCCTTGCCGATTCGCGTGCGCAGGAGCAGAAAGGCGATGACCAGAATGATGATGAGGCTGGTAATGAGGGAGTTCAGGTTGTTCTGCGTGATGGAAACGACGCCGAACTCCAGCACGCGGCCCTGGGCTCCGGGCAACTGCTCGGTGGCTCCGCCGAAGTTGAACTGGATGATGTAGCGCAGGGCCAGAGCGAGCCCGATGCTGACGATCATCATCGGAACCAGGCCGGAACCGCGCTTCCGCAGCGGCTTCCAGAGACCGGCATCCTGCATATAGCCGAGCGCCGCTCCGCCGATCACCGCCAGGACGATCGCCACGAAGATGGGTAGGCCCATGCCCGCGAACGCGAAGGCAAGCACCGCGCCGATGGTGACCATTTCACCGTGGGCAAAGTTTGTGAGTCCGGTGGTGCCGAAGATCAGGGACAGTCCGACGGCGCTTAGTGCCAGGAGCAGGCCGAAACTCAGGCCCGCAACCGCGCGATCCACGAGGATGTTGAAGAAGCTGTTGGTTCCGGCGACGATGCCCTCGCCAAACAGGAAGAGGGTGGTGACGTTGGTTGTGCCGGCAAAAGTGACCGTGCGGGGGTTCTGCTGGCCCTCCGCGAGCTCGACTCCCTCCGGCAACGTTGACTCGTCCAGTTCAACCTCGTACGAGCCCTGTTCCGGAACGTCGATGGACCAGCCGCCGTTCTCGTTGGAGGTGGTCTCACCTTCGAAGCCCTCGCCCGTGACCGAGATCCGGACATCTGCCAACGGGCCGTCCGCTCCGCGCAGAACACCGCTGATCCGGTTCTGGAATTCTCCTGCCTGGACGGAGGTCGGTACGGTTCCGTTCGAGGTGCTCGCCGCGGAGTAGGCGGTAGCTCCTGCGGCGGGCGCGCACATGAACAGTGCGGCCAGTAAACCGGCTGCCAGGAGGATAAGGCTCCTGTGCCATGCCGGCGTCGGCTTGGTTATCAAGTTATGAACCTCCACAGTGGTGGCTGGGCCGCCGAGGTACGGCAGCTCTAACGCCTGTGATCGATGTCACGCAGTGTGGAGATCATGTTACCCGCGCGGTGTTACCACTTTTCGCTTATCTGATGCATCCAGATAGCGATTGGATAACAACTGTGAGGTCGGGTTACCCGCCGGTAGGTTGGTGATCGAAAAGCTGACCGGGCGGGGACGGAACCTAGAGATAGAGGCCGGTGCCGGCGTCGTCCGCGTCCGGCTGCGCCACGGCGTGCACGTCGCGTTCACGCAGGAGGATGTAGTCGGTTCCTCCGACGTCCACCTCGGACTTGTCCTCGGGATCGAACAGGACCCGGTCCCCCCGGGAGACCTGCCGGACGCTGGGCCCTGCGGCCGCGACGTCGGCCCAGGCCAGCCGCTTGCCCATCACCGCGGTGGCGGGGATGACAATGCCCGACGACGAACGCCGCTCGCTGCTGTCCTTGTCCAGGATGACCAGCAGGCGGTCGTGGAGCATCTTCAGGGGCAGTGCATCCGGCATGGAGGCTTTCATGGAAGGTTGGTTCGGCACCCGGACAGTTTATCGTTTCGTGCCTCCGGAAATCCTTCCGGCAGCCCCAATCCGGCAGGAACAAACCGACCCCGAAAACGTTGATATTGGTAGGGTTGAAACATCTCAGCCCCCTAATGGAGGACTACTCAATAATGGCACTCGGCGGTAACCCGGTTTTCAACGGTAAGAATTTCCGTACCGCTGCCCGCGGCGACAATCCGGCAGCGTACGGTTCAACAGTTTTGGCCGGTCAGACGGTCATGAACCAGCAGCAGCTGGAGCACCTGTACAACCAGCCTTCGGCAGGTCCCGCAGAGACGGGACGAATGACTTTCGACGACGTCATCGTCAAGACCATCGCCACGATCGGCATGGTTCTGGTCGGCGCGGCGATCCCGGCGTTCCTGCTGCCGGGCCTGGCCCCGCTGCTGATGATCGTCGGCCTGATCGGCGGCTTCGTCCTCGGCCTGGTGAACTCCTTCAAGCGCGAGCCCGTGCCTGCGCTGATCCTGGCCTACGGCGCCCTCGAAGGCCTGTTCCTCGGCGGCCTGACCATGTTCCTTGAGCGGATGTTCCCGAACATCGCCATGCAGGCGCTGCTCGGCACCCTCTCGGTCTTCGCGGTGACGCTGCTCCTGTTCAAGAGCGGCAAGGTCCGTGCCACGCCCAAGGCCATGAAGACCTTCATGATCGCGCTCATCGGCTACGCACTGTTCAGCCTGGTGAACCTTGGCCTGATGGTCTTCGGCGTCAGTAATGATCCTTGGGGTCTTCGCACCGGTTTCGAGATCATGGGCATCCCGCTCGGCGTCCTGATCGGCGTGCTGGCCATCGGTCTTGCCGCCTTCGCCCTGGTCATCGACTTCACGTCCATCAGCGAGGGTGTGCGCAACGGCGCTCCCCGCAAGTACTCCTGGACTGCAGCCTTCGGCCTCACGGTCACCCTTGTGTGGCTCTACGTCGAATTCCTGCGCCTCATCGCGATCCTGCGCGGCGACGAGTAACCAGTCCCGATACATAGCGAAGGCCCCCGGCAGTTGACCTGCCGGGGGCCTTCGTCGTTGGTAATCCCTAGGAAAACCGGGCGGCGCCGTCGGCCGGGGAGACGGCGAAAATCACCGGTTCGGTGAACCCCGCCTCAGCGAATGCCTCCAGTACGGCAGCGCCCACGCGCTCAATGTCCTCTATCTGCGTCAGCGCGATTGCGGAGCCGCCGAAGCCTCCGCCCGTCATGCGGGCACCAAGCGCGCCGGCTCCGCGGGAGGAGTCGACGGCGAGGTCCAGCTCCGGGCAGGAAATCTCGAAGTCGTCGCGCATGGACACGTGACTTGAGTCGAGGAGGGGAGCGATGGCCCTCGGGCCTTCCGCGCGCAGCAGTTCGACTGCCTCCTGAACGCGGGTATTCTCCGTGACGACATGGCGCACCCTGCGGAATGTCTCGTCGTCCAGCAGCCCGGACGCTTCCTCCAGGTCCGCCTCGGAAAGATCGCGCAGGGCGGGCACACCCATAACGTCAGCGCCGACCTCGCACGCGCGGCGCCGCGCAGCGTAGCCTCCCGTGGCGTGGGCGTGACTGACCCGTGTATCGATCACCAGCAGCGCAAGCCCCTCATCCTGCAGGGGGAGGGGTACCAGTTCGGTCTCCCGGCTACGGCAGTCGAGGAACACCGCATGCCCCTTCTTGCCCAGGAGGGAAGCCGACTGGTCCATCAAACCTGTGGGTGCGCCCACCATCTCGTTCTCGGCCCGCTGACCGATGAGCGCGAGGTCGGGTCCGGCAAGTCCGACGGCGAACAGTTCGTTGGCAGCAACAGCCACCGCACACTCAATCGCCGCGGAGGAGGACAGGCCGGCGCCGACCGGAACCTGCGAGTCGATCAGCAGATCCATGCCGCGAACGGGATGGCCGGCCTCGCGCAGCGCCCACAGTACGCCGACAGGGTAGGCGGCCCAGCCCTCGACGTCGCCGGCGGCCAGCCCGTCCAGCTCGGCCACGACAACGTCTCCGTCGGAGAATGTTGAGCTGACCCGGACGGTGGAGTCCTCCCGCACCGATGCGGCCACCAGGGTGGCACGGTCGATCGCGAACGGCAGCACGAAGCCGTCGTTGTAGTCGGTGTGCTCACCGATTACGTTGACGCGCCCGGGCGCAGCCCAGATTCCTTCGGGCCTCTGCCCGAAGCGGCGGTGAAATTCTTCGGTGAGCATCTCGGGGGTGAGCGTCATGGTGTGTCCTTCCCTGCGGGTACTGCGGGTACTGCGGCACGCAGGGTTGC of Arthrobacter sp. JZ12 contains these proteins:
- a CDS encoding branched-chain amino acid ABC transporter permease, with protein sequence MCAPAAGATAYSAASTSNGTVPTSVQAGEFQNRISGVLRGADGPLADVRISVTGEGFEGETTSNENGGWSIDVPEQGSYEVELDESTLPEGVELAEGQQNPRTVTFAGTTNVTTLFLFGEGIVAGTNSFFNILVDRAVAGLSFGLLLALSAVGLSLIFGTTGLTNFAHGEMVTIGAVLAFAFAGMGLPIFVAIVLAVIGGAALGYMQDAGLWKPLRKRGSGLVPMMIVSIGLALALRYIIQFNFGGATEQLPGAQGRVLEFGVVSITQNNLNSLITSLIIILVIAFLLLRTRIGKATRAVADNPALAAASGIDVDRVIRLVWVVGGALAALGGILWAYYRPGVTFNMGQQILLLIFAGVTLGGLGTVFGALLGSIIVGLFVEVSTIWLQADLKYVGALLIMILVLLFRPQGILGRRERIG
- the galK gene encoding galactokinase; its protein translation is MTLTPEMLTEEFHRRFGQRPEGIWAAPGRVNVIGEHTDYNDGFVLPFAIDRATLVAASVREDSTVRVSSTFSDGDVVVAELDGLAAGDVEGWAAYPVGVLWALREAGHPVRGMDLLIDSQVPVGAGLSSSAAIECAVAVAANELFAVGLAGPDLALIGQRAENEMVGAPTGLMDQSASLLGKKGHAVFLDCRSRETELVPLPLQDEGLALLVIDTRVSHAHATGGYAARRRACEVGADVMGVPALRDLSEADLEEASGLLDDETFRRVRHVVTENTRVQEAVELLRAEGPRAIAPLLDSSHVSMRDDFEISCPELDLAVDSSRGAGALGARMTGGGFGGSAIALTQIEDIERVGAAVLEAFAEAGFTEPVIFAVSPADGAARFS
- a CDS encoding Bax inhibitor-1/YccA family protein, with amino-acid sequence MALGGNPVFNGKNFRTAARGDNPAAYGSTVLAGQTVMNQQQLEHLYNQPSAGPAETGRMTFDDVIVKTIATIGMVLVGAAIPAFLLPGLAPLLMIVGLIGGFVLGLVNSFKREPVPALILAYGALEGLFLGGLTMFLERMFPNIAMQALLGTLSVFAVTLLLFKSGKVRATPKAMKTFMIALIGYALFSLVNLGLMVFGVSNDPWGLRTGFEIMGIPLGVLIGVLAIGLAAFALVIDFTSISEGVRNGAPRKYSWTAAFGLTVTLVWLYVEFLRLIAILRGDE
- a CDS encoding GroES family chaperonin, with the protein product MLHDRLLVILDKDSSERRSSSGIVIPATAVMGKRLAWADVAAAGPSVRQVSRGDRVLFDPEDKSEVDVGGTDYILLRERDVHAVAQPDADDAGTGLYL
- a CDS encoding branched-chain amino acid ABC transporter permease, whose translation is MDFGNILSLAFGEIISPTTAAYALAALGLAVHFGYTGLLNFGQAGFMAMGAYGYAISTLTFNAPVPVAVLVALLASVIYAVILGIPTLRLRADYLAIVTIAAAEIVRYVVTTNSLTEVTGSANGLAQGFEQGFFALNFIPEGEYSIGPVSMNQNGLYIRIVAWTIVALACVAVWLLMRSPWGRVLKGIREDENAVRSLGKNVYAYKMQALVIGGLMGSVAGMIFTIPRGAVQPANYATELTFFLYTVLLLGGMATVLGPVIGAMIFWVVLSLTQSLLFGAIEVGAITFLTNVQAGQLRYILVGVALMLLMIFRPQGVLGNKKELAFA